From a region of the Nocardioides ginsengisegetis genome:
- a CDS encoding DUF2157 domain-containing protein, whose protein sequence is MTTDAPARGQVPVSPGQLEWLTHEIGTWQGEGLLTEAQAAAITGRYRASRRFSVGRLLLTLGAMFVGVGLIWLVAANLDTLSPLGRFVAVAAIWLAVLVTGEVLARRRAGHPAIPAAVVGAVRLLAALAFGAVVLQAADSLDATTQTGLAGYWALGALVHAYAVRATMPLLVGIATGSFWFVTRMGDDPSGLAAVLCLTGSAVLAVSLAVVHQRWLRGFVAPWREAGALLALVGLFVAALPFVDAARFAWTPALGMVVAAAGAAAVAALVLASGTDRFEPLGALAVSAVAVVLVLWDAGSDTDAPLTTGAVLHAVLSVVVYVLTAVAVAVLGTLRDSWRLTGLATAALVVFTTFQSFAVFARVVTGAWLFLLLGLVFLATGVLFDRARREIAANLEDAD, encoded by the coding sequence ATGACCACCGACGCACCGGCGCGCGGGCAGGTCCCGGTGAGCCCGGGACAGCTCGAGTGGCTCACGCACGAGATCGGCACCTGGCAGGGCGAGGGTCTGCTGACCGAGGCACAGGCGGCCGCGATCACCGGCCGCTACCGGGCCAGCCGACGCTTCTCGGTAGGACGGCTGCTGCTCACCCTCGGCGCGATGTTCGTCGGGGTCGGGCTCATCTGGCTGGTCGCCGCGAACCTCGACACGCTCTCGCCGCTCGGGCGCTTCGTCGCGGTCGCCGCGATCTGGCTGGCCGTGCTGGTCACGGGCGAGGTGCTCGCCCGTCGCCGGGCGGGCCACCCCGCGATCCCGGCGGCCGTGGTGGGCGCGGTACGCCTGCTGGCCGCGCTCGCCTTCGGGGCGGTCGTCCTCCAGGCCGCCGACAGCCTGGACGCCACCACCCAGACCGGCCTGGCCGGCTACTGGGCGCTCGGCGCGCTCGTGCACGCGTACGCCGTCCGGGCGACCATGCCGCTGCTGGTGGGCATCGCCACCGGGTCCTTCTGGTTCGTGACCCGGATGGGCGACGACCCGAGCGGCCTGGCTGCGGTGCTGTGCCTGACCGGCTCCGCGGTGCTGGCGGTCTCGCTGGCCGTGGTCCACCAGCGCTGGCTGCGCGGATTCGTGGCCCCGTGGCGGGAGGCAGGCGCGCTGCTGGCGCTCGTCGGCCTCTTCGTGGCCGCCCTGCCCTTCGTCGACGCCGCGCGCTTCGCGTGGACCCCGGCCCTGGGGATGGTCGTCGCAGCGGCCGGCGCCGCGGCCGTGGCCGCCCTGGTGCTCGCCTCGGGCACGGACCGGTTCGAACCCCTGGGTGCGCTGGCCGTGAGCGCGGTCGCCGTCGTCCTGGTCCTGTGGGACGCGGGCAGCGACACCGACGCCCCGCTGACCACGGGCGCCGTCCTCCACGCCGTCCTCAGCGTCGTCGTCTACGTCCTCACGGCGGTGGCCGTCGCCGTCCTCGGCACCCTGCGGGACAGCTGGCGGCTGACCGGACTCGCGACCGCGGCCCTCGTGGTCTTCACGACCTTCCAGAGCTTCGCCGTCTTCGCCCGGGTCGTCACCGGCGCCTGGCTCTTCCTGCT
- a CDS encoding DUF6596 domain-containing protein: MTDPLAAVLRDEWGRLLALLVAQFRRLDLAEDGLADAFEAAARTWPGDGVPANPPAWLLTTARRRIIDRLRTETVADRALPVLAVEADLTEEAQRTMAFPDGPDGPPGRIGDERLRLVLLCAHPSLPREAAAALTLRLVLGVPTEDVARLFLVSTPTMAARLTRARKRLAGQHFAVPSGAELDARVGVVADVAYLAFTTGYAPASGADVLRADVAGEAIRLVRVLRDVLPPDHPCTELDALLALMLLQHSRRDARVRDGAIVLLADQDRSLWRHEDVDEAVELLTPLAHAPAAPYLLQALIAAEHAIALDPAATDWSRIADRYRELDELTGSPVVRLNRAVAVAEADGPLAGLRLLEGLTLPGHRLPAARAELLARAGRGDEARTAYDEAIGRCHNLAERAHLVERRAEVPPD, from the coding sequence GTGACCGACCCCCTCGCCGCCGTCCTGCGTGACGAGTGGGGCCGCCTGCTGGCCCTGCTCGTCGCGCAGTTCCGGCGCCTGGACCTGGCCGAGGACGGGCTGGCCGACGCCTTCGAGGCCGCCGCCCGCACCTGGCCGGGTGACGGCGTCCCCGCCAACCCGCCGGCCTGGCTGCTGACCACCGCGCGCCGTCGGATCATCGACCGCCTGCGCACCGAGACGGTCGCGGACCGGGCGCTGCCGGTGCTGGCCGTCGAGGCCGACCTGACCGAGGAGGCGCAGCGCACGATGGCCTTCCCGGACGGCCCCGACGGGCCTCCCGGCCGGATCGGCGACGAGCGGCTCCGGCTCGTGCTGCTGTGCGCGCACCCCTCCCTGCCCCGCGAGGCGGCCGCCGCGCTGACCCTGCGGCTGGTGCTGGGCGTCCCGACCGAGGACGTCGCGCGGCTCTTCCTCGTCAGCACCCCGACCATGGCCGCCCGGCTGACCCGGGCCCGCAAGCGCCTTGCCGGACAGCACTTCGCCGTCCCGTCCGGCGCCGAGCTCGACGCCCGGGTCGGGGTGGTGGCCGACGTCGCCTACCTCGCGTTCACGACCGGCTACGCGCCCGCGTCCGGGGCCGACGTCCTCCGCGCCGACGTCGCCGGGGAGGCGATCAGGCTGGTCCGGGTCCTGCGGGACGTGCTGCCGCCGGACCACCCGTGCACCGAGCTCGACGCGCTGCTCGCGCTGATGCTGCTGCAGCACTCCCGCCGCGACGCCCGGGTCCGCGACGGCGCGATCGTGCTGCTCGCCGACCAGGACCGGTCGCTGTGGCGGCACGAGGACGTCGACGAGGCGGTTGAGCTGCTCACCCCGCTGGCCCACGCGCCGGCGGCGCCGTACCTCCTGCAGGCGTTGATCGCCGCCGAGCACGCCATCGCGCTGGACCCCGCGGCGACGGACTGGTCCCGGATCGCGGACCGCTACCGCGAGCTCGACGAGCTCACCGGCTCCCCCGTGGTCCGGCTCAACCGGGCCGTGGCGGTGGCCGAGGCGGACGGTCCGCTCGCCGGGTTGCGGCTGCTCGAGGGACTCACCCTCCCCGGCCACCGGCTGCCGGCTGCGCGTGCCGAGCTGCTCGCCCGGGCGGGACGTGGCGACGAGGCGCGCACGGCGTACGACGAGGCGATCGGCCGCTGCCACAACCTGGCCGAGCGCGCCCACCTGGTGGAGCGCAGGGCAGAGGTCCCCCCGGACTGA
- a CDS encoding YciI family protein gives MTEYVVLIPGNESSWLNATEEHKAQMYAKHGEFHRLLGERGHKVVGGNELTHSGTAKVVRGELDAITVTDGPYAETVEQLTGYYVVDTDDLDDLLQVCGILAGAEGAIEVRGTVDHSGGM, from the coding sequence ATGACCGAGTACGTCGTGCTGATTCCCGGCAACGAGAGCAGCTGGCTGAACGCCACCGAGGAGCACAAGGCGCAGATGTACGCCAAGCACGGCGAGTTCCACCGCCTGCTCGGCGAGCGTGGCCACAAGGTGGTCGGCGGCAACGAGCTCACCCACTCCGGCACCGCCAAGGTGGTGCGCGGCGAGCTCGACGCGATCACCGTCACCGACGGCCCGTACGCCGAGACCGTCGAGCAGCTGACCGGCTACTACGTCGTCGACACCGACGACCTCGACGACCTGCTGCAGGTCTGCGGCATCCTGGCCGGCGCCGAGGGCGCCATCGAGGTCCGCGGCACCGTCGACCACTCGGGCGGGATGTGA
- a CDS encoding SGNH/GDSL hydrolase family protein — MNRERLLQRLFGLGIGAAAVGLATGGIGYGARELLHRQAEAARRMIGKPLGEQAPRADKVWKKKYGDPIELLVLGDSIAAGLGADLPKETFGARLATRLAKATQRSVRLTTGAVVGSESSMLGAQIAGLRPGYVPDVAVIVVGGNDVTHRVPVADSVKHLEEAIAVLRERGSAVVVGTCPDLGALRPVPQPLRSLGSRASRQLAAAQASAAVRSGAHAVSLADVVGPFFITNPDEMFSLDRFHPSALGYKRTAKAMLPSVLAALGVEEDVPFGHQPPAQPSDR, encoded by the coding sequence GTGAACCGCGAACGACTCCTCCAACGCCTGTTCGGACTCGGTATCGGCGCCGCCGCCGTGGGCCTGGCGACCGGCGGGATCGGGTACGGCGCCCGCGAGCTCCTGCACCGCCAGGCCGAGGCCGCGCGCCGGATGATCGGCAAGCCGCTCGGCGAGCAGGCGCCCCGTGCGGACAAGGTCTGGAAGAAGAAGTACGGCGACCCGATCGAGCTGCTCGTGCTCGGCGACTCGATCGCGGCCGGGCTCGGGGCCGACCTGCCGAAGGAGACGTTCGGGGCCCGCCTCGCGACCCGGCTGGCCAAGGCGACGCAGCGGTCGGTGCGGCTGACCACCGGGGCCGTGGTCGGGTCGGAGTCCTCGATGCTCGGCGCCCAGATCGCCGGGCTGCGACCGGGCTACGTGCCGGACGTGGCGGTGATCGTGGTCGGCGGCAACGACGTGACCCACCGGGTGCCGGTCGCGGACTCGGTCAAGCACCTCGAAGAGGCGATCGCGGTCCTGCGGGAGCGGGGGAGCGCGGTGGTCGTGGGGACCTGCCCCGACCTCGGCGCGCTGCGACCGGTGCCGCAGCCGCTGCGCTCCCTCGGCTCGCGGGCGTCGCGCCAGCTGGCCGCCGCGCAGGCGTCGGCGGCGGTCCGGTCCGGCGCGCACGCGGTGTCGCTGGCCGACGTGGTCGGCCCGTTCTTCATCACCAACCCCGACGAGATGTTCAGCCTGGACCGGTTCCACCCCAGCGCGCTCGGCTACAAGCGGACCGCCAAGGCGATGCTGCCGTCGGTGCTGGCCGCCCTGGGCGTGGAGGAGGACGTGCCCTTCGGTCACCAGCCCCCGGCACAGCCGTCGGATCGGTAG
- a CDS encoding ATP-grasp domain-containing protein, translating into MTSPPPVLLVTCADWPDGEPGHAALDAALDAAGIASRWVRWDDPWVDWAAARVVAVRSTWDYTSRLGEFLGWAAGIGPALLNGVEVFRWNTDKGYLVDLAEAGLPVVPTRTADDDEEVRLAAAGFGVSVVKPRVGAGGFGVEVVDDARRWLPAADSPGGPWVVQPLVESVRESGETSVFVIDGRPVSQVDKRPASGEIRVHEHFGGRSRPVELTEEAALLAARAVAAAADLIGAEIVYGRVDMMHHDGGLVVSEIEVTEPGLYLDVMPLNAIPFAEAVAARLSR; encoded by the coding sequence ATGACCAGCCCGCCTCCCGTCCTGCTCGTCACGTGTGCGGACTGGCCCGACGGCGAGCCCGGCCACGCCGCCCTCGACGCGGCCCTGGACGCAGCCGGCATCGCCAGCCGGTGGGTGCGGTGGGACGACCCGTGGGTCGACTGGGCTGCGGCCCGGGTCGTGGCCGTCCGGTCGACGTGGGACTACACCAGCAGGCTCGGGGAGTTCCTCGGCTGGGCAGCGGGGATCGGCCCCGCCCTGCTCAACGGGGTCGAGGTGTTCCGCTGGAACACCGACAAGGGCTACCTCGTCGACCTCGCCGAGGCCGGCCTTCCCGTCGTGCCGACCCGGACCGCCGACGACGACGAGGAGGTCCGGCTCGCCGCGGCCGGCTTCGGCGTCTCGGTGGTCAAGCCCCGCGTCGGCGCCGGGGGCTTCGGCGTCGAGGTCGTCGACGACGCCCGACGCTGGCTGCCCGCGGCCGACAGCCCGGGCGGGCCGTGGGTGGTGCAACCGCTCGTGGAGTCGGTGCGCGAGTCTGGTGAGACCTCGGTCTTCGTCATCGACGGCCGACCGGTGAGCCAGGTCGACAAGCGTCCCGCCTCGGGGGAGATCCGGGTGCACGAGCACTTCGGCGGCCGCTCCCGGCCGGTCGAGCTGACCGAGGAGGCCGCGCTGCTGGCGGCCCGGGCCGTCGCCGCGGCGGCGGACCTGATCGGCGCCGAGATCGTCTACGGCCGCGTCGACATGATGCACCACGACGGCGGGCTGGTGGTCAGTGAGATCGAGGTGACCGAGCCCGGGCTCTACCTCGACGTGATGCCCCTCAACGCGATCCCGTTCGCCGAGGCCGTCGCGGCCCGGCTCTCACGCTGA
- a CDS encoding NAD(P)H-dependent flavin oxidoreductase — protein MHLPDQLRTPVPLIGAPMAGPGGGRLAHAVSAAGGLGMIGVAATRDGGWIREQAAIAGADGTPYGVGLMAWALPDAPDQLEAVLELRPALVSVSFGAYAGPLGRLREAGILTATQVGSLDDLEAALDAGADVLVVRGAEAGGHGRNAMATLPLLQLVLDRTNLPVYAAGGILNHRGLAAVVAAGAAGAWVGTAFLGCVETDTSPRARQALFAATETGYGRVFDVAQQAAWPREFGGRAVANAYFDAWVGHEDHLDEAARERHRKAVQAEDFSTAHLYAGEGVVALEHELTAADVVAEFARALPSA, from the coding sequence ATGCACCTGCCCGACCAGCTCCGCACCCCCGTCCCCCTCATCGGCGCCCCGATGGCCGGCCCGGGCGGCGGCCGGCTCGCCCACGCGGTCAGCGCGGCCGGCGGCCTCGGGATGATCGGGGTCGCGGCCACCCGCGACGGCGGCTGGATCCGGGAGCAGGCGGCGATCGCGGGCGCCGACGGGACGCCGTACGGCGTGGGCCTGATGGCCTGGGCCCTGCCCGACGCCCCCGACCAGCTCGAGGCGGTCCTCGAGCTGCGGCCGGCGCTGGTCTCGGTCTCCTTCGGTGCGTACGCCGGCCCCCTCGGCCGGCTGCGCGAGGCCGGGATCCTGACCGCGACCCAGGTGGGGTCGCTCGACGACCTCGAGGCCGCCCTCGACGCGGGTGCCGACGTCCTGGTCGTGCGGGGTGCCGAGGCGGGCGGCCACGGACGCAACGCGATGGCCACGCTGCCGCTGCTCCAGCTCGTGCTGGACCGGACCAACCTGCCCGTCTACGCCGCCGGCGGCATCCTCAACCACCGCGGGCTCGCCGCCGTGGTCGCGGCCGGTGCCGCCGGTGCCTGGGTCGGCACCGCCTTCCTCGGCTGCGTCGAGACCGACACGTCCCCACGGGCCCGGCAGGCGCTGTTCGCCGCCACCGAGACCGGCTACGGGCGGGTCTTCGACGTGGCCCAGCAGGCGGCCTGGCCCCGCGAGTTCGGGGGCCGTGCCGTGGCCAACGCCTACTTCGACGCGTGGGTCGGCCACGAGGACCACCTCGACGAGGCGGCGCGCGAGCGCCACCGCAAGGCCGTGCAGGCCGAGGACTTCAGCACCGCCCACCTCTACGCCGGCGAAGGCGTGGTCGCGCTGGAGCACGAGCTCACCGCCGCCGACGTGGTGGCGGAGTTCGCCCGGGCACTGCCCTCAGCGTGA
- the groL gene encoding chaperonin GroEL (60 kDa chaperone family; promotes refolding of misfolded polypeptides especially under stressful conditions; forms two stacked rings of heptamers to form a barrel-shaped 14mer; ends can be capped by GroES; misfolded proteins enter the barrel where they are refolded when GroES binds), giving the protein MPKLIAFNEEARRGLERGMNTLADAVKVTLGPKGRNVVLEKKWGAPTITNDGVSIAKEIELEDPYEKIGAELVKEVAKKTDDVAGDGTTTATVLAQAMVREGLRNVAAGANPMGLKRGIEAAVAAVSEQLSNMAIDIETKEQIAATASISAADTTVGEIIAEAMDKVGKEGVITVEESNTFGLDLELTEGMRFDKGYISAYFVTDPERMETVLEDPYVLIANSKISSVKDLLPLLEKVMQSGKPLLILAEDVDGEALSTLVVNKIRGTFKSVAVKAPGFGDRRKAMLQDIAILTGGQVISEEVGLKLESTGIEMLGQARKVVITKDETTIVEGAGDTAQIEGRVNQIRAEIEKSDSDYDREKLQERLAKLAGGVAVIKVGAATEVELKERKHRIEDAVRNAKAAVEEGIVAGGGVALVQAAATAFDKLELVGDEATGANIVRFASDAPLKQIAINAGLEGGVVAEKVRNLTPGHGLNAATGEYVDMIASGIIDPAKVTRSALQNAASIAALFLTTEAVVADKPEKAAPMGDPSGGMGGMDF; this is encoded by the coding sequence ATGCCCAAGCTTATTGCTTTCAACGAGGAGGCCCGGCGCGGCCTCGAGCGTGGCATGAACACGCTCGCTGACGCCGTCAAGGTCACCCTCGGTCCCAAGGGCCGCAACGTCGTCCTGGAGAAGAAGTGGGGCGCCCCCACGATCACCAACGACGGTGTGAGCATCGCCAAGGAGATCGAGCTCGAGGACCCCTACGAGAAGATCGGCGCCGAGCTCGTCAAGGAGGTCGCCAAGAAGACCGACGACGTCGCCGGCGACGGCACGACGACCGCGACCGTTCTCGCCCAGGCGATGGTCCGCGAGGGTCTGCGCAACGTGGCCGCGGGTGCCAACCCGATGGGCCTCAAGCGCGGCATCGAGGCCGCCGTGGCCGCTGTCTCCGAGCAGCTGTCCAACATGGCGATCGACATCGAGACCAAGGAGCAGATCGCGGCCACGGCCTCGATCTCCGCCGCTGACACCACCGTCGGCGAGATCATCGCCGAGGCGATGGACAAGGTCGGCAAGGAAGGTGTCATCACCGTCGAGGAGTCCAACACCTTCGGGCTCGACCTCGAGCTCACCGAGGGCATGCGCTTCGACAAGGGCTACATCTCGGCGTACTTCGTGACCGACCCGGAGCGCATGGAGACCGTGCTGGAGGACCCCTACGTCCTCATCGCCAACTCCAAGATCTCCTCGGTCAAGGACCTGCTGCCGCTCCTGGAGAAGGTCATGCAGTCCGGCAAGCCGCTGCTGATCCTCGCCGAGGACGTCGACGGCGAGGCCCTGTCCACGCTCGTCGTGAACAAGATCCGTGGCACCTTCAAGTCCGTCGCCGTCAAGGCCCCGGGCTTCGGTGACCGCCGCAAGGCCATGCTCCAGGACATCGCGATCCTGACCGGCGGCCAGGTCATCTCCGAGGAGGTCGGCCTCAAGCTCGAGTCGACCGGCATCGAGATGCTCGGCCAGGCCCGCAAGGTCGTCATCACCAAGGACGAGACCACCATCGTCGAGGGTGCCGGCGACACCGCCCAGATCGAGGGTCGGGTCAACCAGATCCGCGCCGAGATCGAGAAGTCGGACTCCGACTACGACCGCGAGAAGCTGCAGGAGCGCCTGGCCAAGCTGGCCGGCGGCGTTGCGGTCATCAAGGTCGGCGCGGCCACCGAGGTCGAGCTCAAGGAGCGCAAGCACCGCATCGAGGACGCCGTTCGCAACGCGAAGGCGGCCGTCGAGGAGGGCATCGTCGCCGGTGGCGGCGTGGCGCTCGTGCAGGCTGCGGCCACCGCGTTCGACAAGCTCGAGCTCGTCGGTGACGAGGCGACCGGGGCCAACATCGTGCGCTTCGCGTCCGACGCCCCGCTCAAGCAGATCGCGATCAACGCCGGCCTCGAGGGCGGCGTCGTGGCGGAGAAGGTGCGCAACCTGACCCCCGGTCACGGCCTCAACGCGGCCACCGGCGAGTACGTCGACATGATCGCCTCCGGCATCATCGACCCCGCCAAGGTGACCCGCTCGGCGCTCCAGAACGCCGCGTCGATCGCCGCGCTGTTCCTCACCACCGAGGCCGTCGTGGCCGACAAGCCGGAGAAGGCCGCCCCGATGGGCGACCCGTCCGGTGGCATGGGCGGCATGGACTTCTGA
- a CDS encoding MFS transporter, which translates to MDDLMLDEPRSGVATRSPMVMLVTATIGFAVNFWAWALISPLGPLFREKGTLGHLTESDVALMVAVPVIVGSLGRILVGALTDKLGGRVMFPIISAVTIVPVLFIGFFAQTSYAALLFGGFFLGIAGTAFAVGVPFVNAWFPPERRGLAIGVFGAGMGGTAISALTTVKLYTNVGSRAPFLITAAVLAVYAVVAWLVLRDAPGRTAPTSSLLTRLSANARLSITWQACLLYAVAFGGYVAFSVYLPAYLKTDYGLTPADAANRMAGFVVVAVVMRPLGGWLSDRFGPIPVLASGYAVVVVGAGVAATHPLLEHVGTVAFLAMAAALGAGSGATFALIALVTEPSRVGGVTGLVGAAGGLGGFAPPLVMGYVYGRTDSYAIGLWLLSVTAALALLLTLTVVRHTAAQHATQEQGIR; encoded by the coding sequence ATGGACGACCTGATGCTCGACGAACCGCGGTCGGGGGTGGCCACCCGGTCGCCGATGGTCATGCTCGTCACCGCGACCATCGGGTTCGCGGTGAACTTCTGGGCCTGGGCGCTGATCAGCCCGCTCGGCCCGCTCTTCCGCGAGAAGGGGACGCTCGGTCACCTCACCGAGTCCGACGTCGCCCTGATGGTCGCCGTCCCGGTCATCGTCGGCTCGCTCGGCCGGATCCTGGTCGGCGCCCTCACCGACAAGCTCGGCGGCCGGGTGATGTTCCCGATCATCTCCGCGGTGACAATCGTCCCGGTCCTGTTCATCGGTTTCTTCGCCCAGACCTCGTACGCCGCCCTCCTGTTCGGCGGCTTCTTCCTCGGCATCGCCGGCACCGCCTTCGCCGTGGGGGTGCCCTTCGTCAACGCGTGGTTCCCGCCCGAGCGCCGCGGCCTGGCCATCGGCGTCTTCGGCGCCGGCATGGGCGGCACCGCGATCAGCGCGCTGACGACGGTCAAGCTCTACACCAACGTCGGCTCCCGCGCGCCCTTCCTCATCACGGCCGCGGTCCTGGCGGTGTACGCCGTCGTCGCCTGGCTGGTGCTGCGTGACGCCCCCGGCCGCACCGCCCCGACCAGCTCCCTGCTGACCCGGCTCTCGGCCAACGCGCGGCTCTCGATCACCTGGCAGGCGTGCCTGCTCTACGCCGTCGCCTTCGGCGGGTACGTCGCGTTCTCGGTCTACCTGCCGGCGTACCTCAAGACCGACTACGGCCTGACCCCGGCCGACGCCGCCAACCGGATGGCCGGCTTCGTCGTCGTCGCCGTGGTCATGCGGCCGCTCGGCGGCTGGCTCTCGGACCGCTTCGGACCGATCCCCGTGCTCGCCTCCGGCTACGCCGTCGTGGTCGTGGGCGCGGGCGTCGCCGCGACCCACCCGCTGCTCGAGCACGTCGGCACGGTCGCGTTCCTCGCGATGGCGGCCGCGCTCGGCGCCGGCAGCGGGGCGACCTTCGCCCTCATCGCGCTGGTGACCGAGCCGTCCCGGGTCGGTGGGGTCACCGGACTGGTGGGAGCGGCCGGCGGGCTCGGCGGCTTCGCGCCGCCGCTGGTCATGGGCTACGTCTACGGCCGCACCGACTCCTACGCGATCGGGCTGTGGCTCCTGTCGGTGACCGCCGCCCTCGCGCTCCTGCTCACCCTGACCGTCGTCCGCCACACCGCCGCTCAGCACGCCACCCAGGAACAGGGGATCCGTTGA